In Pseudomonadota bacterium, a single genomic region encodes these proteins:
- a CDS encoding potassium channel family protein, with the protein MKKLDIEKIIENKYSLLLFSLILLIVLSPIVDSYRLIAFFAESFLFMAIIVIMLRILDAGKTLFVISVSFAFFGILFHYLATFIVQNKHIGLLALFTYMLYIAIAIIFMLKKIFSEKRVTGDTIKGSISIYIFIGIWWQIFYTAIWVINPASFILQINRIDSPDFFYFSFTTMTTLGYGDVIPKSYTAKTAAVLQAITGQMYLAVLVARLVGLHTAHHDKKD; encoded by the coding sequence ATGAAAAAGCTTGATATCGAAAAGATAATAGAGAACAAATATTCACTTCTCCTCTTCTCTCTCATCTTGCTGATTGTGTTGTCTCCCATCGTGGACAGCTATCGATTGATTGCCTTCTTTGCCGAATCTTTCCTGTTCATGGCTATTATCGTGATAATGCTGAGAATTTTAGACGCAGGCAAGACGCTGTTTGTCATAAGCGTATCTTTTGCATTTTTTGGCATACTTTTTCATTATCTTGCCACGTTCATTGTTCAAAACAAACACATAGGTCTGCTGGCGCTCTTCACGTACATGCTCTACATAGCAATAGCGATTATATTTATGCTGAAAAAAATATTTTCAGAAAAAAGGGTTACAGGAGACACAATAAAGGGCAGTATCTCGATTTATATTTTCATCGGTATCTGGTGGCAAATTTTCTATACTGCAATCTGGGTAATTAACCCTGCATCATTCATTCTGCAAATTAACAGAATAGATTCCCCGGACTTTTTTTATTTCAGTTTTACCACCATGACCACATTGGGGTATGGCGACGTTATTCCCAAAAGCTATACGGCAAAAACGGCTGCAGTACTGCAAGCCATTACCGGGCAGATGTACCTTGCAGTACTGGTAGCCCGGCTTGTGGGTCTCCACACTGCCCACCACGACAAAAAAGATTGA
- a CDS encoding YihY/virulence factor BrkB family protein — MDAQMTSAYIKGIAKRNLSFVWDIIKKLFKKYQSDNANIIVSSISFYVLLTFIPFTLLSIYILGHVIDISAPGVHLAKFLRNVLPEPYNTIIVKRLIKELNVISLSKKLSGPLGLLFLFFFTTKLFSIIRPSFRLIFGKHPERFLRAKEKELFFAFIFSIVQAILFFSFIFGVVLKTQVTKMLPVFLSKAPVLFLFSFLDLLITFTMFYILYYFLTPVRKTKKVLIISSVIATLFWHLGKYLFKYYILHIGKFTAFFGTYGIFIAFLFWIYFSVFVFVACAELQSILLKGLTSPPPTAKLPEPPPLARETR; from the coding sequence ATGGATGCACAAATGACGTCCGCATACATAAAAGGCATTGCAAAACGTAACCTGTCCTTTGTCTGGGACATTATAAAAAAACTTTTCAAGAAGTACCAGAGTGATAATGCAAACATCATTGTTTCATCCATATCATTTTATGTCCTTCTTACGTTTATCCCCTTTACACTCCTCTCCATCTATATCCTCGGTCATGTCATCGATATAAGCGCTCCCGGGGTACATTTAGCAAAATTCCTCAGAAATGTTCTTCCTGAGCCCTACAATACAATTATTGTCAAGCGCTTGATAAAAGAGCTGAATGTCATTTCATTATCGAAAAAACTTTCCGGCCCCCTGGGACTTTTGTTCCTTTTCTTTTTCACGACAAAGTTATTTTCGATTATACGGCCATCTTTCCGATTAATATTCGGTAAACACCCTGAACGGTTCCTGAGGGCAAAGGAGAAAGAACTTTTCTTTGCCTTTATCTTCTCTATAGTTCAGGCGATACTGTTCTTCAGTTTTATTTTCGGGGTAGTTTTAAAAACGCAGGTTACAAAGATGCTCCCTGTTTTTCTTTCCAAAGCCCCGGTGCTTTTTTTGTTTTCATTTCTGGACTTGCTTATTACTTTCACCATGTTTTACATACTCTATTATTTCCTTACGCCGGTGAGAAAAACCAAAAAAGTTCTCATTATATCGAGTGTCATTGCCACATTATTCTGGCATCTTGGCAAATACCTTTTTAAATATTATATACTTCACATAGGAAAATTTACCGCATTCTTCGGAACCTATGGGATATTTATTGCCTTTCTTTTCTGGATATATTTTTCGGTTTTTGTTTTTGTGGCCTGTGCAGAACTACAGTCTATACTGTTAAAGGGGCTCACGTCGCCCCCTCCAACAGCAAAGCTGCCGGAGCCTCCCCCTCTCGCTCGCGAAACTCGCTAA
- the cysK gene encoding cysteine synthase A produces MSNIFRDNSYSIGKTPLVKLNKVTGDAGATVLAKIEGRNPAYSVKCRIGAAMIWDAEKTGKLKPGMEIIEPTSGNTGIALAFVAAARGYKLTLTMPETMSIERRKVLKALGASIILTEGAKGMKGAIAKAEEIAKGEPSRYFLPQQFENPENPAIHEATTAVELWNDTDGKMDILVSGVGTGGTITGVSRYFKITRGKQITSVAVEPVHSPILTQTRNGEELKPGPHKIQGIGAGFVPKVLDLSLVDRIETVSNDEAIEMARRLAREEGILSGISCGAAAHVAVKIAHEPQNVGKTIVVIFPDSGERYLSTVLFEGILGRVEGAGASDVPL; encoded by the coding sequence ATGAGTAATATTTTTCGAGACAATTCCTATTCTATCGGGAAGACACCTCTTGTAAAACTGAATAAGGTTACCGGGGATGCCGGTGCAACGGTCCTCGCAAAGATCGAAGGGAGGAACCCCGCCTATTCGGTAAAGTGCAGGATCGGCGCTGCCATGATATGGGATGCAGAAAAGACCGGGAAACTGAAACCCGGTATGGAGATTATTGAGCCCACCTCAGGAAATACGGGCATAGCCCTTGCCTTTGTCGCAGCCGCCAGGGGATATAAGCTCACCCTCACCATGCCCGAAACGATGAGTATTGAGCGCCGCAAGGTGTTGAAGGCCCTCGGTGCCAGCATCATCCTCACAGAAGGGGCAAAGGGTATGAAAGGGGCTATCGCAAAGGCAGAGGAAATAGCAAAGGGTGAGCCATCACGATACTTCCTCCCGCAACAGTTTGAAAACCCTGAGAACCCGGCAATCCATGAGGCCACAACAGCCGTTGAGTTGTGGAATGATACCGACGGAAAAATGGACATCCTCGTCTCCGGTGTCGGCACAGGGGGAACCATTACGGGTGTTAGCAGATATTTCAAGATCACGAGAGGAAAACAGATTACATCCGTTGCCGTTGAACCTGTTCATTCACCTATACTCACCCAGACAAGAAACGGCGAAGAACTGAAGCCGGGTCCGCACAAGATACAGGGAATCGGCGCTGGTTTTGTCCCGAAGGTCCTCGACCTTTCTCTCGTCGACAGGATTGAAACCGTTAGCAACGATGAGGCCATAGAGATGGCTCGCCGTCTCGCCAGGGAAGAGGGGATTTTGAGCGGTATCTCATGCGGGGCCGCAGCCCACGTGGCAGTAAAAATCGCCCATGAACCCCAGAACGTGGGAAAGACGATCGTTGTCATCTTCCCTGACAGCGGAGAACGGTATCTCTCAACGGTACTATTCGAAGGAATCCTCGGCAGAGTTGAAGGCGCCGGTGCATCGGATGTTCCCCTGTAA
- a CDS encoding XdhC family protein, with translation MEPFDTIIDYLAQGKRGALATIISRVGATPRDAGAKVFIGEDGKIYGTIGGGCMEAEVWQHAKTVIANGEAKNLRYSLNGKTVEDEGMICGGTAEIFLEPVTVKQKEVYDTLMQCISNGEKAIMVTKADGPPFEKILVARHGAATKDILPPVLERNIDGYFRNKGPRVQDGYLIEAITPPPHLYIYGAGHISQYISTMAKLVDFHITVIDDRSQFANRDRFPDADEVIVEEFQGVFEKVHPPLSGYVVIVTRGHKHDAVVLEKVLKRPQQYVGMIGSKRKVKIIYDDLMKKGVGKGLLRAVHAPIGIDIDAETPQEIAVSIVAELIKIRKRGYKNVHG, from the coding sequence GTGGAACCCTTTGATACAATAATTGATTACCTGGCGCAGGGAAAACGGGGTGCCCTTGCTACTATTATCTCCCGGGTCGGCGCGACACCCCGCGACGCCGGAGCCAAGGTTTTCATCGGTGAAGATGGAAAGATATATGGCACGATTGGCGGTGGTTGCATGGAAGCCGAGGTGTGGCAGCATGCAAAAACTGTCATCGCCAACGGAGAGGCGAAAAACCTCCGGTATTCCCTTAACGGCAAAACGGTTGAAGATGAAGGGATGATCTGTGGAGGGACTGCCGAGATCTTCCTGGAGCCGGTGACGGTGAAGCAGAAAGAGGTCTACGATACGCTCATGCAGTGCATCTCCAATGGCGAAAAGGCGATCATGGTCACGAAAGCAGACGGGCCGCCCTTTGAGAAGATACTTGTTGCCAGACATGGCGCTGCGACAAAAGATATACTTCCCCCTGTCCTTGAAAGGAATATTGATGGGTACTTCCGCAACAAAGGGCCACGCGTTCAGGACGGGTATCTGATCGAGGCCATCACACCGCCCCCGCATCTGTATATTTACGGAGCGGGGCACATATCGCAATACATATCGACAATGGCAAAGCTCGTTGACTTTCACATAACCGTTATTGACGACCGGTCTCAATTTGCGAACCGCGACAGATTTCCTGATGCCGACGAAGTAATTGTGGAGGAATTTCAGGGAGTTTTTGAGAAGGTGCATCCACCCCTCAGTGGATATGTGGTAATTGTTACGCGCGGGCACAAGCATGACGCCGTTGTTCTTGAAAAAGTCTTAAAACGGCCTCAGCAGTATGTGGGGATGATCGGCAGCAAACGAAAGGTGAAAATCATTTACGACGATCTTATGAAAAAGGGAGTAGGTAAAGGCCTCTTGCGAGCCGTTCACGCACCCATCGGCATTGATATCGATGCCGAAACACCGCAGGAGATCGCCGTGAGCATTGTCGCCGAATTAATCAAAATACGGAAAAGAGGATATAAAAATGTGCATGGATAA
- the bioB gene encoding biotin synthase BioB, whose protein sequence is MDNVIERLKERAISTRDIGFRDAMVLYELGMENPFLLIAYAAEIREHFKGINVNLCGIVNAKSGICPENCKFCAQSSHYCTDAPVYPLLGSDVMIEKAREAKGFGAHMFGIITSGTRIADESEWKQIYEAIKGITELGIRPCVSLGMLDADRARKLKEAGLFRYHHNLETARSFFDHICTTHAYEEDIDTVKTAKAAGLSICSGGIIGLGETMEQRIEMAVTLKELDVDCVPVNILNPRPGTPLESAPQLSPIEILITIAIYRFILSDKDIKLCGGKERNLRQLLPLGIVAGCNSLMTGDYLTTQGRDPELDREMIRDLGLNAVFE, encoded by the coding sequence ATGGATAATGTCATTGAAAGGCTTAAAGAGAGGGCAATCAGCACAAGAGATATCGGTTTCCGGGATGCCATGGTCCTCTATGAGCTTGGAATGGAAAATCCTTTCCTTCTCATAGCATATGCCGCAGAGATAAGGGAGCATTTCAAAGGGATAAATGTGAACCTCTGCGGGATCGTCAATGCAAAGTCAGGTATATGTCCTGAAAACTGTAAATTTTGTGCACAATCATCACATTATTGCACCGATGCCCCTGTTTACCCTCTTTTAGGAAGTGATGTGATGATAGAGAAGGCACGGGAGGCAAAGGGATTCGGCGCCCATATGTTCGGAATTATAACGAGCGGGACTCGCATTGCCGATGAATCGGAGTGGAAGCAGATTTACGAAGCCATAAAAGGTATAACTGAGTTGGGGATAAGACCCTGCGTTTCTCTGGGCATGCTTGATGCAGACAGAGCCCGGAAGCTTAAGGAGGCCGGTCTCTTCCGGTATCACCACAACCTTGAAACAGCGAGAAGTTTCTTCGATCATATCTGCACCACCCATGCATATGAAGAGGATATTGACACTGTAAAGACTGCAAAAGCAGCCGGCTTGTCCATATGCTCAGGAGGAATCATCGGGCTCGGAGAGACCATGGAACAGCGGATCGAAATGGCAGTAACATTGAAGGAGCTTGATGTGGATTGTGTTCCGGTAAATATCCTTAATCCGCGACCGGGCACACCCCTTGAGTCTGCTCCGCAGCTATCGCCGATTGAAATCCTTATCACAATAGCCATATACAGGTTTATCCTTTCCGATAAAGACATAAAGCTCTGCGGCGGCAAGGAGAGGAACTTGAGACAGCTCCTGCCCCTCGGAATTGTTGCGGGTTGTAATTCCCTCATGACCGGAGATTATTTAACCACTCAGGGGAGGGATCCTGAACTTGACAGGGAGATGATCAGGGATCTGGGGCTCAATGCGGTTTTCGAATAA
- a CDS encoding MarR family transcriptional regulator, producing MDLEMIRNFREKLRKLEREIGWQLKSDTECCGVTLAQCHIIVEIGNTGETSVIDLATVLGLDTSTLSRHINGMVDVGLVNRVLNPKDRRYVSITLTEQGQKVYQSIEDICNSKYTKVFEFIPQEKHQQVLECFNLLVHAVTEARKAVGALDCCQASLFEKGEEVIPHVR from the coding sequence ATGGATCTGGAAATGATCAGGAATTTTCGGGAAAAATTACGAAAGTTGGAAAGAGAAATCGGGTGGCAGCTTAAAAGTGATACCGAATGCTGTGGGGTTACCCTTGCTCAATGCCACATTATCGTGGAGATCGGCAATACCGGTGAAACTTCCGTAATCGACCTTGCCACTGTCCTTGGGCTCGATACCAGCACGTTGAGCAGACATATCAATGGAATGGTTGATGTCGGCTTGGTAAACAGGGTCCTGAACCCGAAAGACCGGCGTTATGTGTCGATAACTCTGACCGAACAGGGACAAAAGGTCTACCAATCCATTGAGGACATATGCAACTCAAAATACACAAAGGTCTTCGAATTTATCCCGCAGGAAAAGCACCAACAGGTCTTGGAATGTTTCAACCTGCTTGTTCATGCTGTTACTGAGGCAAGAAAAGCAGTGGGTGCCCTTGACTGCTGTCAGGCCAGCCTTTTCGAGAAAGGCGAGGAGGTTATTCCCCATGTCCGTTGA
- the hgcA gene encoding mercury methylation corrinoid protein HgcA: protein MSVENKSSPCCGGQPSTVFKILPCCDQQKTGNAELSSSCAAPESEQVNSGQTLSSFRSRPYWIKGFVDTAAGKIPLIDTSLVFRDISGAWKARWGINRMNYNISPGLYGVGNPDDTSPVLVTANYKMSFDSLRKELSGLDAWVMVIDTNGINVWCAAGKGTFGTEEIVKRINVVCLSRIVSHRTIIVPQLGAPGVAAHEVRKQSGFKVVYGPVKACDIKEFLDADMKTTREMRVVEFGFFDRLFLTPIEVVGTLKPLAMITAALFIAHIAGLITVTFSGLYPFIGAILIGVVISPALLPWIPGHAFSLKGWLMGLLWALVVLYLKGGFFQHDGVFNGLTLLLLLPAISAFLALNFTGASTYTSLSGVKSEMRFAIPAIITSASVGIVLWLAGRFI, encoded by the coding sequence ATGTCCGTTGAAAATAAGTCAAGTCCGTGCTGCGGCGGGCAACCGTCTACGGTTTTTAAGATACTGCCATGTTGTGACCAGCAAAAGACCGGCAACGCGGAACTTTCATCATCCTGCGCGGCTCCGGAATCTGAGCAGGTTAATTCAGGACAGACTTTATCATCTTTCCGTTCCCGACCTTATTGGATCAAGGGATTTGTTGATACAGCGGCAGGTAAAATTCCGCTGATTGACACATCTTTGGTATTCCGGGATATTTCGGGTGCCTGGAAAGCCCGGTGGGGGATCAATCGCATGAACTATAATATCTCTCCCGGACTTTACGGTGTTGGAAATCCCGATGACACGTCCCCGGTTCTGGTTACTGCCAATTACAAAATGAGTTTTGACAGTCTTAGAAAAGAACTATCCGGCCTTGATGCCTGGGTCATGGTCATCGACACCAATGGAATTAATGTCTGGTGCGCGGCAGGCAAAGGGACTTTCGGCACTGAAGAAATTGTAAAACGTATCAATGTGGTTTGCCTCTCCCGGATCGTTTCTCACCGTACGATCATAGTTCCTCAACTGGGGGCGCCCGGGGTGGCTGCCCATGAAGTGCGAAAGCAATCAGGTTTTAAGGTGGTCTACGGACCTGTAAAGGCCTGTGACATTAAGGAATTCCTTGATGCCGATATGAAGACCACCAGGGAAATGAGGGTCGTTGAATTCGGTTTCTTTGATCGGCTTTTCTTAACACCTATCGAGGTAGTCGGCACCTTGAAGCCACTTGCGATGATCACTGCTGCGCTTTTTATTGCCCACATAGCGGGACTGATCACAGTTACTTTCTCCGGTCTGTACCCGTTCATCGGCGCGATCCTGATCGGTGTGGTCATAAGCCCGGCATTGTTGCCATGGATACCGGGGCATGCCTTTTCATTGAAAGGTTGGCTTATGGGCCTTCTCTGGGCTTTAGTGGTCCTTTATTTGAAAGGTGGTTTTTTTCAACATGACGGGGTATTCAACGGTTTGACCCTGCTTCTCCTTTTGCCGGCAATATCGGCTTTTCTGGCTTTGAACTTTACCGGGGCTTCCACCTATACATCCCTTTCCGGTGTTAAAAGTGAAATGCGATTCGCTATACCGGCCATAATCACTTCTGCATCGGTAGGCATAGTGTTATGGCTGGCCGGACGTTTTATATAA
- the hgcB gene encoding mercury methylation ferredoxin HgcB has product MKHHYLKNVVTLHLDEDKCTGCGMCIEVCPHEVLELSGKKVQMRDRDACMECGACAKNCSFSAISVNAGVGCAYALIRGALTNSQPSCDCSSTGRNESSCC; this is encoded by the coding sequence ATGAAACACCATTATCTGAAAAACGTGGTTACCCTTCATTTGGACGAAGATAAATGCACTGGTTGTGGAATGTGCATCGAGGTATGTCCTCATGAAGTGCTGGAGCTGTCCGGGAAAAAAGTTCAGATGCGCGACAGGGATGCATGCATGGAATGCGGTGCCTGCGCTAAAAATTGTTCCTTCTCCGCCATAAGCGTTAACGCCGGGGTTGGGTGTGCTTATGCGTTGATCCGGGGCGCGCTGACCAACAGCCAGCCCAGTTGCGATTGCTCTTCAACCGGAAGAAACGAAAGCTCCTGCTGCTAA
- a CDS encoding carboxymuconolactone decarboxylase family protein — MASIKMVPEEEATGKVKDVYDDIKSRLGIDFVPNLYKVMASKPGYLEANWNKVKAVMIEPGKLDRLTKEIIAVAVSAVLGCEYULAVHTSAVQKLGLDDEAVLELMAVVDLFSGFNKLMDGLRVEADEKPWYG; from the coding sequence ATGGCATCTATCAAGATGGTTCCCGAAGAAGAAGCCACAGGCAAGGTCAAAGATGTTTACGATGACATCAAGTCCCGCCTCGGAATTGATTTTGTTCCTAATCTTTACAAGGTCATGGCTTCTAAGCCAGGCTACTTGGAAGCCAATTGGAACAAAGTCAAGGCGGTGATGATTGAACCAGGCAAGCTCGACCGTTTGACGAAAGAGATTATTGCGGTTGCTGTGTCAGCGGTCCTTGGCTGTGAATATTGACTCGCTGTTCACACTTCTGCGGTGCAGAAGTTAGGGTTAGATGATGAAGCCGTGCTCGAACTCATGGCAGTTGTGGATTTGTTCAGTGGTTTCAACAAGCTGATGGATGGGTTACGAGTCGAAGCAGACGAGAAACCCTGGTATGGCTGA
- a CDS encoding PAS domain-containing protein, which produces MMEDKDESKEQLLGELSEMRQRITELERLEAEHKLAEEDLRESQEYTKSLFTASHIPLIVMDAETGIYIDCNTAAVQIYGYATREEVLGKTPLDVSAPIQYDGSNSATEAKKHIQAGCKNGSHVFEWRHQRSNGQIWDADVHLMFLQHRGKSLIQFMLQDITERKKAEEAIKESEETLRSLINATSETLLLTDPEGTILIANETVAQRLDKSVQELIGACLYDLFPPDVAKNRKEQFDKVVCTGGPVHFEDNREGRTYGISAFPVSDEGGKVSKIAIFATDVTNVNTWKKHCASQKANSEAWLRNRLSVSTFYKMGYSNTSMKSWPRCLATQLRKCSIKWDQNI; this is translated from the coding sequence ATGATGGAAGATAAGGATGAGAGCAAAGAGCAACTCCTCGGTGAACTTTCAGAAATGCGCCAGCGAATTACTGAACTGGAAAGGTTAGAAGCCGAACACAAACTGGCGGAGGAAGATTTGCGGGAGAGTCAGGAATACACAAAAAGCTTGTTTACTGCCTCGCATATTCCCCTGATCGTTATGGATGCAGAAACCGGCATATACATAGACTGTAATACAGCCGCGGTGCAGATATACGGGTATGCGACCCGCGAGGAGGTCCTCGGCAAAACGCCCCTGGACGTGTCTGCACCGATTCAGTATGACGGCTCAAACTCAGCGACTGAAGCTAAAAAACACATCCAAGCCGGTTGTAAAAATGGTTCTCACGTATTTGAATGGCGGCACCAGAGATCCAATGGGCAAATATGGGATGCGGATGTTCATCTGATGTTCTTACAACACCGGGGAAAGTCCCTCATCCAGTTCATGCTTCAGGATATCACCGAGCGCAAGAAAGCCGAAGAGGCAATTAAGGAGAGTGAAGAGACGCTGAGGTCTTTAATCAATGCTACAAGCGAAACCTTGTTGTTGACTGACCCAGAAGGGACAATACTTATAGCGAATGAAACAGTGGCTCAGAGACTGGATAAAAGTGTCCAGGAGCTTATCGGTGCTTGCCTGTATGATCTCTTTCCCCCGGATGTTGCAAAAAACAGAAAAGAGCAGTTCGACAAGGTTGTTTGTACAGGGGGGCCAGTTCATTTTGAAGACAACAGAGAGGGAAGAACCTATGGAATATCTGCATTTCCTGTTTCTGATGAGGGGGGCAAGGTATCCAAAATAGCTATTTTTGCCACCGATGTTACGAACGTAAACACATGGAAAAAGCACTGCGCGAGTCAGAAGGCAAATTCAGAGGCCTGGCTGAGAAATCGATTGTCGGTATCTACCTTTTACAAGATGGGGTATTCAAATACGTCAATGAAAAGTTGGCCGAGATGCTTGGCTACACAATTGAGGAAATGCTCTATAAAATGGGACCAGAATATATAG
- a CDS encoding PAS domain S-box protein, with protein sequence MYLLQDGVFKYVNEKLAEMLGYTIEEMLYKMGPEYIVFPEDFPMLEENIRRRISGEIKSLHSEFRIITKNKDIRNVEVYSSHTIYNGKPSIIGTFLDITERKLAEEERERLILELQEALSQVKTLHGLLPICASCKKIKNDKGYWEQMEIYISDHSEADFSHGICPECAEKLYPEYYKKK encoded by the coding sequence ATCTACCTTTTACAAGATGGGGTATTCAAATACGTCAATGAAAAGTTGGCCGAGATGCTTGGCTACACAATTGAGGAAATGCTCTATAAAATGGGACCAGAATATATAGTTTTTCCAGAAGATTTTCCCATGTTAGAGGAAAATATTCGCAGAAGGATATCCGGAGAGATCAAATCGCTCCATTCTGAATTTAGGATAATTACAAAAAACAAAGATATAAGAAACGTTGAAGTCTATAGCTCCCACACCATATATAACGGCAAACCATCAATTATAGGAACATTCCTGGATATCACCGAGCGCAAACTGGCGGAGGAGGAACGGGAGAGGCTCATTCTTGAATTACAGGAAGCGCTTTCTCAAGTCAAGACTTTACATGGATTGCTCCCCATTTGCGCTTCCTGTAAGAAAATAAAAAATGATAAAGGATACTGGGAGCAAATGGAGATCTACATAAGTGACCATTCGGAAGCTGATTTTTCCCACGGTATCTGCCCGGAGTGTGCAGAAAAATTGTATCCGGAATATTATAAAAAGAAGTGA
- the yedF gene encoding sulfurtransferase-like selenium metabolism protein YedF yields MERIDLRGKTCPIPVVETKRLIDSRPVEEIEILVDNTTSSENVQRFLTSCGFAVHCKEINDEYLIHGQKGSSEIKSPEAGRKVLAFIDGETMGRGNDELGTVLMKSFLYTLNEITPAPWRIIFINTGVRLVSEDSPMINILKDLENTGVEIISCGTCIDYFRIKEKIGVGRISNMFEIVSSLIEASNIIKP; encoded by the coding sequence ATGGAACGTATTGATCTGCGAGGAAAAACCTGTCCAATTCCGGTTGTTGAGACAAAACGACTTATCGATTCAAGACCGGTCGAGGAGATCGAGATTCTCGTTGATAATACGACCTCGTCTGAAAACGTACAAAGATTTTTAACATCGTGTGGTTTTGCTGTACATTGCAAAGAGATTAATGATGAATATCTTATTCATGGGCAAAAAGGTTCAAGTGAGATCAAGAGCCCCGAGGCAGGCAGGAAAGTCTTGGCTTTCATTGACGGCGAAACAATGGGCAGGGGCAATGACGAGCTTGGGACCGTTCTCATGAAGTCATTCCTTTATACCTTAAATGAAATTACACCGGCGCCATGGAGAATCATCTTTATCAACACAGGGGTAAGGCTTGTTTCCGAAGATTCTCCCATGATCAATATACTAAAGGATTTAGAAAATACCGGAGTTGAAATTATTTCCTGCGGCACATGTATCGATTATTTTCGAATAAAAGAGAAAATAGGGGTAGGAAGGATCAGCAATATGTTCGAAATTGTTTCCTCCCTTATTGAAGCTTCAAATATCATTAAACCTTAG
- the thiH gene encoding 2-iminoacetate synthase ThiH gives MSKICLNVNPAKIHIEDLHSIFLSDDRGLLEELAQAARDITRQYFGRTMGLYAPLYISNYCQNQCVYCGFQADTGIERRKLTLDEIDRECKALAATGIRSCLLLTGESRYHSPPSYIREAITIAGRHFPNIALEVYPLETDEYRELYLAGADGVTLYQETYDRGRYDELHLAGPKKNYDYRFQAPERIAMAGFRHISMGALLGLTDWREDILKLFKHVRYLEKKYPGVEYGLSFPRLRRISKDDRRYFEVSDRDMVKIICAARLCFPRVGINLSTRENGEFRDQIIEFGITKMSAGSSTRVGGYIDTTREYQDGQFQVHDPRSLAEIKSMLIHRGYDPVATDWRNIINQ, from the coding sequence ATGAGTAAAATTTGTCTTAACGTCAATCCCGCAAAGATTCACATTGAGGATCTCCATTCCATCTTTCTTTCCGATGACAGGGGACTCCTGGAAGAGTTGGCACAGGCCGCACGGGATATTACAAGGCAATACTTCGGCCGGACTATGGGTCTTTATGCCCCTCTGTACATATCCAATTACTGCCAGAATCAATGCGTTTACTGCGGCTTCCAGGCGGATACCGGCATCGAGAGAAGAAAACTCACCCTTGATGAAATAGACAGGGAATGTAAAGCACTGGCTGCAACGGGCATCCGCAGTTGCCTTCTCCTGACAGGGGAGTCGCGGTATCATTCACCTCCCTCGTACATCAGAGAGGCAATTACCATCGCCGGCAGACATTTCCCCAATATCGCCCTTGAGGTATATCCTCTGGAAACAGATGAATACCGGGAACTCTACCTTGCCGGAGCCGACGGCGTAACCCTCTATCAGGAAACCTACGACCGGGGGCGGTATGATGAGCTGCACCTGGCAGGTCCGAAGAAAAACTACGACTACCGTTTCCAGGCCCCGGAGAGAATAGCTATGGCGGGTTTCAGGCATATCTCCATGGGAGCACTCCTCGGACTTACGGACTGGCGCGAGGATATTCTTAAGCTCTTTAAACATGTCCGTTATCTGGAGAAAAAATATCCGGGAGTGGAGTACGGCCTCTCCTTTCCCCGTTTACGCCGTATATCAAAGGACGATCGACGCTATTTCGAGGTTTCCGACCGGGACATGGTAAAGATCATCTGTGCAGCGAGACTCTGCTTTCCCAGAGTAGGGATCAATCTTTCCACACGGGAGAATGGGGAATTCAGGGACCAAATCATCGAGTTCGGCATCACGAAAATGTCTGCCGGCTCCTCAACAAGGGTGGGCGGATACATCGACACAACAAGGGAATATCAGGACGGGCAGTTCCAGGTTCATGACCCGCGCAGTCTTGCGGAAATAAAATCCATGCTGATACACAGGGGTTATGATCCCGTGGCGACGGACTGGCGGAATATTATCAACCAGTGA